A region of Candidatus Neomarinimicrobiota bacterium DNA encodes the following proteins:
- a CDS encoding sigma-70 family RNA polymerase sigma factor, whose product MSDRYQYSDEDLIFRFQKGDENAFQELVKRYRDRLMNFVYRYVGNVEDAEDIVQDTFVKLFTKKHYYRPKAKFSTWIYTIASNLAKTELRKKKRHKTSYLSQMGMEEKDFDLPIDDTTDEYTEGKFTEGQIQIAIQKLPLHFRTAVILRDIQELSYEEISKILEVPLGTVKSRINRARLQLQEELKNVKQKRRKAI is encoded by the coding sequence ATGTCTGACAGATACCAATATAGTGATGAAGATTTGATCTTCCGTTTCCAGAAGGGAGATGAAAATGCATTTCAGGAACTGGTCAAGCGGTACCGCGACAGGTTGATGAACTTTGTCTACCGCTATGTTGGCAATGTAGAAGATGCCGAAGACATTGTTCAGGACACCTTTGTGAAACTCTTCACAAAGAAGCACTATTACCGGCCCAAGGCCAAGTTTTCCACCTGGATCTACACTATCGCGTCGAATCTTGCTAAAACGGAACTTCGCAAGAAGAAGCGGCACAAGACTTCATATCTGAGCCAGATGGGAATGGAAGAGAAAGATTTCGATCTCCCCATTGATGATACGACGGATGAATATACTGAAGGGAAATTCACAGAGGGGCAGATTCAGATTGCTATTCAGAAACTGCCACTCCATTTCAGGACGGCAGTCATTTTGCGAGATATACAGGAACTTTCTTACGAAGAGATTAGTAAGATACTAGAAGTTCCATTAGGAACTGTAAAGTCTCGCATTAACCGTGCGAGGTTGCAGCTACAGGAAGAACTGAAAAATGTTAAACAAAAAAGGAGAAAAGCAATTTGA
- a CDS encoding sensor domain-containing diguanylate cyclase produces MSAYTRFDLSVYTIFSILLSGVILIFLFVYPKPDGFLFDISRLLIIVLVSYLFYQLYTEKWKRGLTGGSEKSSYRSVSSTKAILTEEEENEPNLTLQSIIQLFHSCYPQLQPCLYLLDNSGTKLVKKCAVNTDSDFRAVLPVKDENISQLMSEELPGFLTPSENEEMLKEFFEEGSAVAESTSVFVSPIWMENDIIGLLSIQASQFSDFDEQHPVIISDYSNLIGQQLGQVRKESELWSDIHFYSRLNSFQNDLDLTLSQEELVSSIIELCKTSFTFDNLTISLVDETHPGEARILATSGFSNDLGNEARFKIADSLHGALIASGEVLRIDNLLEYNTGGKGRFSAGDMEEKRILSFLGYPIKKAGRTVGALVLESSSPNKYSENDEEALRIVSQRFGTLLEWWQTFEMVKESAIRDGLTGLLNHSSFVERFEEELNRARRYQTSLVLLILDLDKFKRINDTYGHLAGDYVLMETASRLKANVRNIDIVARYGGEEFAIILLNATKENIQSTAERIVASVSAKEFTQDETVVQMAISGGMAEFPVDGETIRDLIAKADEAMYQVKRQGGNGVKAYDSASAPS; encoded by the coding sequence GTGAGTGCATACACACGTTTCGATTTATCTGTTTATACAATTTTCAGTATTCTCCTTTCAGGAGTAATTCTGATTTTCCTGTTCGTCTATCCCAAACCAGATGGGTTCTTATTCGACATTAGTCGCCTCCTCATCATTGTGCTGGTAAGTTATCTGTTTTATCAGCTCTACACGGAAAAATGGAAGCGGGGTCTAACCGGTGGTTCAGAAAAGTCTTCTTACAGGTCAGTTTCCAGTACTAAGGCAATCCTGACGGAAGAGGAGGAAAACGAGCCAAATTTAACCTTACAATCGATCATTCAACTCTTTCATTCGTGTTATCCTCAACTTCAACCCTGCCTTTACCTGTTGGATAACAGCGGTACAAAATTGGTCAAAAAATGTGCTGTCAATACAGATTCTGATTTCCGGGCTGTTCTACCTGTGAAAGACGAGAATATTTCGCAGCTGATGAGTGAAGAACTGCCGGGATTTCTTACACCAAGCGAGAATGAAGAGATGCTGAAAGAGTTCTTTGAGGAGGGTTCTGCTGTCGCTGAAAGCACTTCGGTCTTTGTTTCTCCTATTTGGATGGAGAATGACATAATCGGTCTGTTATCTATTCAGGCTTCACAGTTCAGCGATTTTGATGAGCAGCATCCGGTAATAATTTCTGACTATTCAAATCTGATCGGACAACAACTGGGACAAGTTCGTAAAGAATCTGAACTTTGGTCTGATATCCATTTCTATTCACGCCTGAATTCGTTTCAGAACGATCTGGATCTCACGTTGTCACAGGAAGAACTTGTATCATCCATTATAGAACTATGTAAGACCAGTTTCACTTTTGACAATTTGACAATTTCTCTGGTGGATGAAACGCACCCGGGTGAGGCTCGGATTCTGGCTACTTCGGGTTTCAGTAATGATTTAGGCAACGAGGCCCGTTTTAAAATCGCCGACTCGCTTCACGGTGCGCTGATTGCCTCAGGCGAAGTGTTGAGAATAGACAACCTTCTGGAATATAACACAGGAGGTAAAGGGAGATTTTCAGCAGGTGATATGGAAGAAAAGCGTATTCTCTCCTTTCTCGGATATCCTATTAAGAAGGCGGGTCGAACCGTCGGCGCGCTGGTGCTCGAAAGTTCCAGTCCGAATAAATACAGTGAAAACGATGAAGAGGCGTTGCGAATTGTGAGCCAGCGATTCGGTACTCTTCTGGAGTGGTGGCAGACTTTTGAAATGGTAAAAGAGAGTGCCATCAGAGACGGCCTCACCGGTCTATTAAATCACAGCTCATTTGTAGAGAGATTCGAAGAGGAGTTAAATCGTGCCCGCCGATATCAGACCAGCCTTGTGCTACTTATCCTCGACCTTGATAAGTTCAAACGCATCAATGACACCTATGGTCATCTTGCTGGTGACTATGTTTTGATGGAGACTGCCAGCCGCCTCAAGGCGAATGTTCGCAACATCGATATTGTGGCAAGGTATGGTGGCGAGGAATTCGCGATTATTCTCCTGAACGCCACAAAAGAGAATATTCAATCCACAGCAGAAAGAATTGTGGCAAGCGTTTCAGCTAAAGAGTTCACTCAGGATGAAACGGTTGTCCAGATGGCCATCAGTGGGGGAATGGCTGAGTTTCCCGTCGACGGCGAGACGATACGGGATCTCATCGCCAAGGCTGATGAAGCGATGTATCAGGTCAAGCGACAGGGCGGAAATGGTGTGAAGGCTTACGATTCCGCTAGCGCCCCTTCTTAA
- the holA gene encoding DNA polymerase III subunit delta: protein MRKYLRKTIDKIRAGQVDPVYFLNGDDFFLQSIFIEEIERSLGKDETVEKSFEVPNSGDFDRILAELNSASLFVQKRLFVLQNPTQIKGKSRELFLAYCDSPNPINCLVIIIDKYDPQNRLVKSLAGKVGVISSSPPFPEKMAGWARFLMKKNDFSATDEAIDTLIALSGDSVYHLNNEIEKIKLSIGELSTIEEADVLKHSGWVRNFYPWHFVDAIGRRDFGKTVKIGKNLMDQGRDISSLISLMTTLFQELLFRRIDSSGEKEKDRQWFWLSSQVRKRLNQYEKEYGKERLPHIFRLLGAADEKVKSMKINPEAILVPLVYKVVKGNV, encoded by the coding sequence ATGAGGAAGTATCTGAGAAAAACGATCGACAAGATCCGGGCGGGCCAGGTAGATCCTGTCTACTTTCTTAACGGCGACGATTTCTTCTTACAGAGCATTTTCATTGAAGAAATCGAAAGATCACTTGGTAAAGATGAAACTGTGGAAAAATCTTTTGAAGTGCCTAATAGTGGTGATTTTGACCGCATCCTGGCGGAACTTAACTCAGCTTCCCTGTTTGTTCAGAAGAGACTGTTTGTCCTCCAAAATCCGACTCAGATAAAGGGCAAGAGCCGTGAGCTCTTTCTGGCCTATTGCGATTCTCCTAATCCTATAAACTGTCTCGTCATCATCATCGATAAGTACGATCCGCAAAACAGACTAGTGAAATCGCTGGCGGGGAAAGTGGGGGTCATCTCATCATCTCCGCCCTTCCCTGAGAAGATGGCTGGCTGGGCCAGGTTCCTCATGAAAAAGAATGATTTCAGCGCGACAGATGAGGCGATAGATACTCTAATTGCTTTGAGTGGGGATTCAGTTTATCACTTGAATAATGAGATTGAAAAGATTAAGCTGAGTATAGGCGAACTTAGCACTATTGAAGAGGCGGATGTTTTAAAGCATTCCGGTTGGGTACGAAACTTTTATCCGTGGCATTTCGTAGATGCAATCGGGAGGCGGGATTTCGGCAAAACAGTGAAAATTGGAAAAAATCTCATGGATCAGGGTAGAGATATATCATCATTGATTTCATTAATGACGACACTGTTCCAGGAACTCCTTTTCAGGCGGATAGATTCGAGCGGGGAGAAGGAAAAGGATAGACAGTGGTTCTGGCTCAGCAGTCAGGTGAGAAAACGTCTGAACCAGTACGAAAAGGAATACGGCAAAGAGAGACTGCCCCATATTTTTCGACTCTTGGGGGCTGCCGATGAGAAGGTGAAGTCGATGAAAATAAACCCGGAGGCGATCTTGGTACCTCTCGTGTACAAGGTTGTTAAAGGGAATGTCTGA
- a CDS encoding sodium/proline symporter, which translates to MNALAVGFIGYLVIILVVGTISARRTKTLPDFLLAGRKLGPWIVAFSERASGESGWMLLGLTGLAYATGLGDPSGTKLEPAFWTGIGGVVGVAMSWILVAKRLREESERLGALTLPRFLELKFRSHDPTIRFIATGIIAFCFSFYIAAQFDAAGKSLEQTFGWTHMSGVMVGAAIIVFYTLVGGFFAVAWTDFIQGCIMLVTLVVLPLVTLWHLGGIDGLSARIGAIDPNLLTISGGRSGWPLLAGILGGFGVGLGYSGQPHVAARYMSIRSSGEIRKASSIAIVFSVFSYGGAVLMGIVALGYFGTGYFPDPEKMMPELALTIFPAWFAGILISGALAAMMSTADSQLLVTTSAVTEDIYHQSIRPKADQAELVKLSRIATFIIGLVAIMLAQLPRSIFDKVLFAWGGLGAAFGPALILSLWWKGTTRNGVLAGMLTGFLTVIIWDNFLGGSGLYSLVPGFVFAFLAIIVVSLMGWASASAGEK; encoded by the coding sequence ATGAATGCCTTAGCTGTCGGTTTCATTGGCTATCTTGTCATTATACTTGTTGTCGGTACTATCAGTGCGAGGCGTACCAAGACTCTGCCGGACTTCCTGCTGGCGGGAAGAAAGCTGGGTCCCTGGATTGTCGCTTTTTCCGAACGAGCCTCTGGAGAGAGCGGCTGGATGCTACTCGGACTGACAGGTTTGGCATACGCCACGGGGCTGGGGGATCCATCGGGAACGAAACTCGAGCCCGCTTTCTGGACGGGAATTGGTGGTGTCGTGGGCGTCGCCATGTCTTGGATTCTTGTTGCGAAAAGACTTCGAGAAGAAAGTGAACGTCTCGGTGCCCTGACACTGCCGCGCTTTCTGGAGCTCAAATTCCGCAGTCACGATCCCACCATTCGCTTCATTGCAACAGGAATCATCGCATTCTGTTTTTCATTTTACATCGCGGCTCAGTTCGATGCCGCTGGGAAATCTCTTGAACAGACCTTCGGCTGGACACATATGTCCGGGGTAATGGTTGGAGCTGCCATCATTGTCTTTTACACATTGGTAGGGGGATTCTTTGCCGTAGCATGGACAGATTTCATCCAGGGCTGTATCATGCTGGTAACTCTGGTGGTTCTTCCGCTGGTGACTCTCTGGCATCTCGGCGGAATCGACGGGCTATCGGCAAGGATCGGAGCCATCGATCCCAATCTGTTGACAATTTCGGGCGGAAGGAGCGGCTGGCCACTGCTTGCGGGAATTCTGGGCGGATTCGGCGTAGGCCTGGGCTATTCGGGACAGCCCCACGTTGCGGCAAGATACATGAGTATCCGGTCGTCGGGCGAGATAAGGAAAGCGTCATCCATTGCCATCGTTTTCTCGGTTTTCTCCTACGGAGGTGCCGTGCTGATGGGTATTGTGGCCCTCGGTTACTTCGGTACTGGTTATTTCCCGGATCCCGAGAAAATGATGCCCGAACTGGCGCTCACTATCTTCCCTGCCTGGTTTGCCGGCATTCTGATATCGGGAGCTCTGGCCGCCATGATGTCCACCGCCGACTCTCAACTGCTTGTCACCACATCTGCCGTCACGGAGGATATCTACCACCAATCTATCAGGCCGAAGGCGGATCAGGCCGAACTGGTCAAACTGTCCAGGATCGCGACATTTATCATCGGTCTTGTAGCCATCATGCTGGCGCAGCTTCCTCGATCGATTTTTGATAAAGTTCTTTTTGCCTGGGGCGGCCTTGGCGCCGCTTTCGGACCGGCACTCATCCTCTCTCTCTGGTGGAAGGGGACCACAAGAAATGGCGTTCTGGCGGGAATGCTTACCGGGTTTCTGACAGTAATCATCTGGGACAATTTTCTCGGCGGAAGCGGACTATATTCTCTTGTGCCGGGATTTGTCTTTGCATTCCTGGCTATCATTGTCGTCTCACTCATGGGTTGGGCATCAGCTTCGGCGGGCGAAAAATGA